In Excalfactoria chinensis isolate bCotChi1 chromosome 3, bCotChi1.hap2, whole genome shotgun sequence, one DNA window encodes the following:
- the SDHAF4 gene encoding succinate dehydrogenase assembly factor 4, mitochondrial → MALRLLRAAARSSLPCSSRRSYKSEGRPEPAKQTLKKPKLPVGRFDEPEESSVEREPLEKFPDGINPATKERGGPKGPEPTRFGDWERKGRCIDF, encoded by the exons ATGGCGCTGCGGCTGCTGCGGGCCGCGGCGA GGTCATCGTTGCCCTGCAGCTCACGGAGGAGCTATAAGTCCGAAGGAAGACCCGAGCCTGCTAAGCAGACACTTAAGAAACCGAAGTTACCAGTAGGTCGGTTTGATGAGCCGGAGGAGTCCAGTGTAGAGAGGGAACCGCTGGAAA AATTCCCTGATGGAATCAATCCTGCTACAAAAGAGAGAGGTGGACCGAAGGGCCCTGAACCTACTCGTTTCGGAGACTGGGAGAGGAAGGGACGTTGTATAGACTTCTAA